agctggcgtgcacatcacttgtgcacgccagttttccgagactcttattttgttagcgcaggcagcatgaagcagggcttttattgtgaagataggaaatgtgcagtcggcctttagagttttgacggaagggacggcgcgaaagtctgttgaaataaaaagtgtttctcgccttcctctctgtcattttttcataataatgaactggcagcagccagcgtcatctcacaagaccctcgggtgccgtgaatgtcaatcaagcaagctacggaatttgccgccaatgtttttcttgtaaagtgtatggaagctggatgaattagatgccaaaaaccaaccactttcatgtggtattgtacagaaaggacaactttttttctcctccatttgaaaatgtgggcgttatcatcattactgtctgattccaatcaatgcaagtcatcagaatcaggtaatacaccaacttatattcttgtctttgtgaaagaaagacatctatatgtgttacacatgcttgtattatcattaaacacatttaacttgtttacaaaaatgtctctttcataaataaataaatataaatgatatatataaatgaggtagatcccctcgagttggtcaattgaaaagtagctcgcctgcagaaaaagtgtgggcacccctggtatagggCGTGCTTAGCGGGGGCTCAGTGGAATAGTGAGCCTTATGTTTTATTGGCACTTTTGCTAACACCAGCCGTCAACTCTACAACACTTTTACTGACATGTCCtgcatgttttctttgttttcattgcGCCTGTGAATTGCGGGATGTCAGGCCGAAAGAAATCCGACCAGCCGGGCCGCACCAAGCCCCGCATCCAGACACTGATCCACTCGGTCCTTTTTGTTAGCACGACTCGGAACATGAACAAAATTTAAGCCGACGTCCTGGACAATCTTAAATCCGTTGTCAGAGGAGAGGTAGCAGCTGTTATGGAACCATTTGAGAGAATTCTCTCATCCCATAGTGGGGCCACCGCCAGCCTGGAGCTCCCTGCCAATGCCATTGCTAACGAACTAAACGACCGCCGTACTAGCATCAACAAGTTAACTGCCATCGTAGATCTCCTCTCTAAAAAGATGATCTAGAGGTCCGCTTGAGGTGGAATAATATCCGAGTGGTGTGAGTTTCCCCGTCCTACTAAGTTCATCGCTACGTCCTTGCAGGATGTGCGTAAGCTCAACAGACCTGCTGCATTGCTTCCACGGTTACGGACGGGCAGCGTGTTCAGGCACCGACTCTCACTCAGCCGGCAAAAATCAGGAGAGTTTTTCCACACACAATTGAGAAACAGAGTTTGCCTCATGTACTTGCTTTGCGGACTCATCGGGCTAAAAACAGAACCATGTGTGGGTCTGGTCGGCATGTGTGGTGGATTAAACGATAACGTTGcctaaattagttttttatttggGTAAATAAAAAAAGGGGGGAGTACCTTATAAGTTCGAACAAGTAAGAAGAGTAATGAGCGATAAAGTGAAAGTTAAACCTAGGATGGTCGAGCATTTTGTTTAAATGCTGAATGGCACCGCACAGACAGAAAAGAGAATCAATCCCTATTCTAAGGATCGGTAAGACAGAGGTGAATGAGTAATTGGTTGCGAGAATATAACTATATAATCATAGCATAATTGGAGTTTAAAACCTGCGCAGGTTTCATATTTTTAAGTGGAAGATGAAAGCTCAGATGAAGTTAACGTGGGCTCCGTGATTTATGGCACCTGTTGTAACAGCGGGTAcacttatgtttttattttttatttgtgaggTTACAGAGACTCTCAtctttgttatgttttttatgtttaatttGTGGACTATTCTCCAGAAGGGAGCGGTTGTCTTtggaattttatttaatattcgcCTGAGGTAACGGCAGGACTCAGCTATTTTATTTTGGTCTGTAGAGTACTCcccacgctctaaggtacagcccccGCACTTctctatttattcgggagttccctagttaacatcactaaggctgcttctgaagggaggAGTAATGCAAGCAGCTCCAGTAGACACAATACGTGATTAATCAGAagggaaatgtgctgacactcattTTTTTGCCCTTTCTCTCTTTTTGTCTGCGTTGAGGTACTCAAAGTCCGTCCTTGGCTGTCAGAAGGCTGTAAGACACAAACTGCTGCTGCGAGGCAACTTGCAGTGGAAGATAACAAGATGTGtgcctttgcacggatagaaaagtacaacttgagcacaatagataataactatagcaacggccttaaagcacaagagttgtgtgataacttatacataattattctaacatttcccTCCTCTTTATCACATAACTTCCCCAAAATCTTCTTATCCCTAATAACTTTttcttgcaattttcattttataGTTAATTTCTGGAAACCGATCAGGTAGGTATCCTCGTCATCAGATTCATCTTCCTTGTCGTCCGCCAGGAGGTGCATCTGAACAGTTTTTATCATCTGCTGGGCTAATCGCTGTGGTAATCAGACGGTTAAGCAGTGAACGCAGGCAAGGAATaaaacaacatccacacaacgtcagtTTTGCTGCAAACACAGTTATAGATACTAGAATTGATAATACCAAGGACTTGTATCTGCCAAACACATCCAACCACCCATCCCACACAGATGTATCTATTCCAGAGTGTTCTTTCATTTTACCCTTGAGTGCTTTGGTCAGGCTATCTTCTGCATCAGTGTTGTTTGGTATGAACGCGCAACACTGTTCACCAAATATTGCGTACACACCTCCATGCAAGACTTCCCATGCTGGGAAGTCTTGTACCATTTGCCATCCCGATAGGGATGGTTGCTTTTTTACAAGAAATATTGGGGTATTATATTGTGAATCCTCACATTCTATTGTAACACCTGCTTTTATTAAAACTTCTATTAAAGGTTTTATTCCTTCTAATGTATCCGGTTTTAGTGGATATTGTTTCATGCAtagtctatcaatcaatcaatgtttacttatatagccctaaatcactagtgtctcaaagggctgcacaaaccactacgacatcctcggtaggcccacataagggcaaggaaaactcacacccagtgggacgtcggtgacaatgatgactatgagaaccttggagaggaggaaagcaatggatgtcgagcggttctaacatgatactgtgaaagttcaatccttaatggatccaacacagtcgcaagagtccagtccaaagcggatcaacacagcagcgagagtaccgttcacagcggagccagcaggaaaccatcccaagcggaggcggatcagcagcgcagagatgtccccatccgatacacgggcaagcagtacatggccaccggatccgaccggaccccctccacaagggagagtgggacataggagaaaaagaaaagaaacggcagatcaactggtccaaaaagggagtctatttaaaggctagagtatacaaatgagttttaaggtgagacttaaatgcttctactgtggtggcatctcgaacttttacggggagggcattccagagtactggagcccgaaatgaaaacgctctatagcccgcagactttttttgggctttgggaatcactaataagccggagtcctttgaaggcagatttcttgccgggacatatggtacaatacaatcggcaagataggatggagctagaccgtgtagtattttatacgtaagtagtctATATTATGTTCTTGATCTGATTTGTACtggttgtatattttttaaattttgcccaCAATAGTGGGTCCTGACCATAATTACTTGTTATTTGATCTAAAAAATACTTCTGCTTCAGTCGGCAGCAGATGTCAGTTTTTTCGCGTAAATGAAGTAGTCGTTTCCTTGCAGCTCTCACCTGCCTTGTCACCCTCGTCCTGCTCTGTCCAATCCTGCATAGTGATCCAAAGTGTTCTCCTCTCTGGTCGGGAATTTAATAAACTGCCTATTCTTGGGTAATTCCTGGCTCAAATTTCCCTTGTTAAAGTCACCGAGCACGTTAACAAGAGAGTCCGGAAAAGACCGTTCTACATTTAAGATCTGGCCTGCAAGCGTGCGCTGAGCGTCACCACGCACGTCCACGCTGGGCGTTATGTAGGCAGTCACCAGAATAAAAGAAACAATCTCAGGTGGGGAGGAAATGGGCTTACAGTGAATGAAAAGATATACCAGAGCAGGAGAGCAGTGTTGGGATATcaccgtcaatcaatcaatcaatgtttatttacatagccctagatatatagccctagatcacaagtgtctcacGTCTGTACACCACTTGTTGTTGATGAAGAAGCAGACTCCACCGCCTCTTGTTTTGTCGGAGAGCCCCGCGTCTCGGTCCACGCAGAGAAGATGAAAGCCCTCCAGTTGAACCACGCTGTCCGGGACACTCGTGCTCAGCCACGTCTCTTGAAGCACAAAATACAAGATGAGGAAAAGTCCTTCTTTCTTCTCATCAGCAACACTAGCTTGTCCATCTTGATGTCTTGCCTAGAGTGTCCACAATAACCCACTGTTACTTCTCACAACTTTAATATGGAGTGATCGCCTAATGGAGATCACCCCCACACACTCTCACGTTCACACCTTTCACACCCGTTTTATAGAAATTTCAGTTTGTACGGACTCCGCCATCTTTCAGAAAATTGGCCTCTTCAGTTTTCGAATTTTTCCGTTTTGCCCAAATTTTACGGTATTTTCAGTTATTGCGGACTCGCCGTCCTTCCGATTCTTTGGTCTTTTTACCTGTTAGAGTCATGGATTTACAGGGTTTGTCTATGCGTCGAAGTCCTCAGTCACACGTTTTTAATATTGGCgcctttggttttggaattttcaGTTTTGCATGATTTTAAGGAATTTTCAGTTTTTGCGGACTCCACCGTCCTGATTCTTTGGTCTTTTTACCTGTTAGGGCCTAGGATTCACAGGGTTTATCTATGCGACATAACCCCCAGTCACACGCTTTTTCCTATGTAATCCAATACTTACTCACTGAAATCTGCGTTCCTCCCCCTTGTCCTCGGTTTTCCCATCAATCCTCAGATCCCAGCCGGAGAGAAGAAAACCATCTCCTCAATGGGGAGATGGTTGTTGTAGCCATGGTCTGTCTATATTCCCCCCTCCTGCTCCATGTGTTGGAATCTGGGTCaaaggaccaagaagatgtcaggttctaACACCGAATTATCTATCAAACAAGACAacaagcaaggaatcaggcagagacagagttcaattttgctcacaAGGAGAAACGTTTGGGGCTGCACTCTCAGTTACTGTCTCCAAGCTCCatgctctaaggtacagccccaCGCGCTCCTCTATAtattcaggagttccctagttaacatcactgaggctgcctctaaagggaggggtcacacattatgcaaagcagctccagtacgcacaatacgtgacggaatgtgctgtgattgccttgtctctgctttttCTGCGTGCTGTTGCCTTATCTACGTTGAGGTCCTGGTACGCTCTTGGCTGCTAGCGggttaaaacaaagaaaacatctgCGACGAGGCCTCCCTTCGTATGCCGTGGAAGATAACAAGTTGTGTGCCCTTGCATGAAGCAGAAAAGGGCACAAtagataataacaatatcaacgGCCTTTGAacagagttgtgtgataacttatacataattattataacacatagcaaagcacatataccaggggtctcaaactcaatttacctgggtgccactggatgcagaaactgggtgaggctgggccacaagaaaagatttaaaaaaaatcttaaatgcactttttaatgaattcaccttctatgaatggctttcccgccctagcaatgCTTTTTAAGATTATTAGTTTGCTGGCGTAGCTGGGGCAGCACGGTAGAACAGGGGTTTGTGcgcgtgcctcacaatacgaaggtcctgggtttgatcctgcactcgggatctttctgtgtggagtttgcatgatctccctttgactgcgtgggttccctccgggtactccggcttcctcccacctccaaagacatgcacctggggataggcccctcccacctccaaagacatgcacctggggataggcccctcccacctccaaagacatgcacctggggataggcccctcccacctccaaagacatgcacctggggataggcccctcccacctccaaagacatgcacctggggataggcccctcccacctccaaagacatgcacctggggattggttgattggcaacactaaattgtcctatCCATCCACttttaccgcttctcccttttgggCTTGCATTCTAtttcgtaaataaaagtctgcttacagcggagaCAATGTGAGGTCCTCTACTCTGCCCAAAAAAACTCCCAAAATATTCAATGTACATTTGGTGACTTCAATATTaagaagtattagtgatattgttgttataagcgcTAGCGCAGACAAGTTTTTTATAGTGGCGCCCAAAGTCAACATTTgtcgactgatcagctgctttTCCGTTTCCTTGCCcgtcaaactttattgtagatcatagatcatgcatctcacctggacagtagaAGGAGGAGGAagtattccaacaagttggtacactttgacagccaatttaagaCTTGGCAAGAACGACACAGAAAAAGGCTTGGTTCCAACCCCCTTTTTCTTTGCGAGGATCAGGAGTCATTCTTTATCAAAATAGAAATATacgaacatcctagcagtcagcatcctaatggcAGATTGGACattgacattgtacagtaagtgatgttttattatgtttgttggttctcatgaagtctgcagtgagaaataatcagtgatgttgaagAAAAAGGCAACCGTCGtcatgcgtttttgaaattaatgtgctgcgtatgcttaaaatgatcagagtacataaatatcaaatgttgttataaatgcttctgatatcatgtatcatcatgtatataaaatcttattggaggtgtttgggtgtttttaagggctttagcattagcgcttataacaacaatatcactaaaagggtggagtgccatctccgggttggggaggagaccctgccccaagtggaggagttcaagtacctaggagtcttgttcacgagtgggggaagagtggatcgtgagatcgacaggcggatcggtgcggcgtcttcagtaatgcggacgttgaaccgatccgttgtggtgaagaaggagctgagccggaaggcaaagctctcaatttaccggtcgatctacgttcccatcctcacctatggtcatgagctttgggtcatgaccgaaaggataagatcacgggtacaagcggcccaaatgagtttgggtctctcccttagagatagggtgagaagctctgccatccgggaggaactcaaagtaaagccgctgctccttcacatggagaggagccagatgaggtggttcgggcatctggtcaggatgccacccgaacgcctccctagggaggtgtttagggcacgtccaatcggtaggaggccacggggaagacccaggacacgttgggaagactttgtctcccggctggcctgggaacgcctcgggatcccctgggaagagctagacgaagtggctggggagagggaagtctgggtttccctgctaagGCTGTtttccctgcgacccgacctcggataagctgaagatgatggatggatggatgggcaaaatAGGGCGGGTTGCCATTTTAAATGaattgtaattgtgaaaaatatagactattttcaaaaaaaaatgttctgttcAACCACTAATGGTAATAAGGTAGCCAGTGGTGTTATTATTGTTTTTGCTTTAAAAAACGTGACTGTGAAGAagtatttaaaataaacaaaaacacgcTAAATTGCACAAAATTCCAATTGTTCTTCATGGACAAAGTTGTCATTTCATATAATGAAGCAATGCTCAAGTTCAGAATTGGTCAAGTGGAAAATaagacacaaatacatatttacatgcAGACAGCTTCCTTTATTTAGTAGAAAGATGGTGTTTCAGTTTCAAATGTGTTGCACTAACATTCAACAACTGAACAGAGTAGgagaaaaaacatatttgataGTCAACCCAGAAACACAAAGTATTATATCTTCTGAGTACACTCGCTGTGATGAGTGAAAGACATTGTTATAGAAGATAAGATGATATGGTTTGATTAGAAAGTGTGGTCACAGCACGCCTCTCTGATGCAAACGTATGGAAATAGGTAAGTACAGTCCTCACCTTCCCAtgattctagaaaaaaaaaagttttcagagTGACATTACAGTTAATTGCAACTAAATTAGATTCACTGATTATACTTATACCGGTGGTGGCGTCAGAATCAATAACCACACATCCATCCGTAGGAAGTATTGTTGGAAAGTCACTAAATCCGAAGGGTTTGCCATCAGTCCAAAGAAAGATTCCCGTCTGGAAGTCAAAGTCACATTTGAATGAGTCACTCCTGAAGAGAACAACTGCATGCCATTTTATCTACTGCTCTTTTGTCACAATATTTTACATCTTGATTGTGTTACAAATATGATCAGCATGGTACAGTATCATTATGAAACCCTCAGCTCTACACCTCCTATTGTCACCTTTTTGCCCTGATTTAGTATGGAGGATACatttatttgataggtgccaaTAAATTATTCCACTGACTAGGAGACAACTTTGACATTGTTAAATGTTTCACCTCAATGTGATCACTGAGTCCAATCCAGGCTTCCTCTACACCCGCCTCATTGACCAGGTCTTGAACGACGGAATTTTTCACCACACTGGTGATTGAGGCCAGATTCCCACCAAGAATGTTGCAGACACTCTAATGGTAGAAACAGAGTGGAAAAAGTAGATTAGATTCATTCCATCGTATAGTTGGAATATTTTGATAAATGAACAAACAGGTGGCTCAGCAGCCCCTGGTGTATAAATACTTTACGACTACATTGTGACATTCTTTCATACCTCTGCATCCAAAAAGGACCTTTCGTCATCTCTGACGATGTAACAGTGATCATCCAACTGAGTCCATCCCTCGGGACAGCAAACTTCTGCAACACAATTGTTATTTTCGGAATGAATAACATCAAATAAGTCAttgttaattgaaaaaaaagtgCTCACGGCTACCAACCTCTGCTAGGACGAGACCACTGTGTAGAAGGTAAGAACAGAGCATTTACAAACATGAAGACAGCAGACAATGCAAGAaaataatacatgtttattgaagtCAGCAGGTGAGATTGTGACTTACAGCTCCGGTCATCAGTCCACTGATCCCACAAAGGAGGAAAAACATGCGAGGAGAAAACGCCATCTGTGCAAGGATAGACAAACACTATTATATTGAACACGCCGTCAAATAGACTTCGAAAAGTCGCTTTTAAAGTTGTAGT
The DNA window shown above is from Nerophis ophidion isolate RoL-2023_Sa linkage group LG06, RoL_Noph_v1.0, whole genome shotgun sequence and carries:
- the LOC133553870 gene encoding snaclec subunit B-like — its product is MAFSPRMFFLLCGISGLMTGAWSRPSREVCCPEGWTQLDDHCYIVRDDERSFLDAESVCNILGGNLASITSVVKNSVVQDLVNEAGVEEAWIGLSDHIETGIFLWTDGKPFGFSDFPTILPTDGCVVIDSDATTESWEGEDCTYLFPYVCIREACCDHTF